One region of Ahniella affigens genomic DNA includes:
- a CDS encoding LVIVD repeat-containing protein: protein MPQASSRTPAHLDPDFRRDDDNKNRPRTTTLVIPTKVGTQSNLATNPQNTVIPTKVGTQGNLRKILAIAASLTFTLLSFTATNAIAAEEKPVDRTYVTAPAAPENQTQAEADAKSAGCVTCHTTTDRHTMHRSPAVVLGCTDCHGGNATVKAPGGDFEPRHAVEYGEHVPKHGKLGKHKDDHFGHASPFDPLYQSAIDNAHVLPRYPSHFPSSANPPGNFAKLNKEAPEFIRFVNPGDLRIAREACGACHLQTVQAVERSLMATSAMLWGGASYNNGILPYKRYILGESYTRDSEPNIVKALIATGDEKMMARGILPQLFPLPAWEVIPPADIFRVFERGGRNINTTFAETGLPNSLGQIQRLEEPGRPDLKQSNRGPGTGQRVAIPVLNIHKTRLNDPHLWFLGTNDNPGDFRSSGCTACHVVYANDRDPRHSAGYAQFGSTGSTQTIDPTIPKNEPGHPLKHEFTRAIPTSQCMVCHMHQPNMFINTMLGYIMWDYESDAPSMWPKKEAKPTDEEIRLINERNPEEAAIRGLWSDPKFLHQVAENNPNLKDTQFADYHGHGWNFRAVFKRDREGTLLTADNQPIDDTDPKKFEKAVHLSSIHVDLGLQCVDCHFSQDAHSNGHIVGEVMAGVEIQCQDCHGTPDAYPNLSTSGPMASPKGKQLALLRNPDGKKRFEWVDGKLIQRSVGTPGLEWTLSLLKDTSDSQKPDYNAKATRAHTVSNNPNNQTWGADVPKAERAHNEDKMLCYTCHTSWTTSCGGCHLPIQANWKTPRNHYEGGDTRNFATYNPQVARDDMFQLGIHGEIKGNKIAPVRSSSALVLSSTNSNRERIYIQQPPIAASGFSSQAFAPHYPHTERRGETKTCTDCHLSEQNDNNAIMAQLLLQGTDFVDFLGFNAFVGGEKSISAIPVTEWDEPQAVIGSYLHRYAYPERFEKHTKRGQELPEGYNHKSNAAQCLQHRGEYLFVAEGSKGLRVYDIASVANKGFSQRIVSAPSSELGQDINVESKNATCVVLPTTQPIHPARNQGDLMRVTNMEQAFLSIYNYAFVTDAEEGLILVDVNTLSDGEFRNNHLDRALTWNENGVLTGVRHLAIAGTWFYAATPKGIVVLDMTEALKPRYVTTIALNDPRASQVQFRYLFVTTAKGLEVVDVTKPDAPRLTGASVTLASAHKLHVARTYAYIANGAEGIAIVNVTKPEAPTLYQMFNANGQIQDARDVVVASTNASLYAYIADGTHGLKVVQLFSPETQPKFYGFSPQPKPQLIAHWQTPSPALSLSRGLERDRAVDETGGQIAVLGRIGSRPFTHPEMERLYLDSQGKPWTVTDQVEGPNGVISKPLEWKANRTIDTQQASGKDDIR from the coding sequence TTGCCGCAAGCTTCCAGTCGCACCCCAGCACACCTCGATCCCGACTTTCGTCGGGATGACGACAACAAAAACCGCCCGCGAACCACCACCCTCGTCATCCCGACGAAAGTCGGGACCCAGAGCAACCTCGCGACCAACCCCCAAAACACCGTCATCCCGACGAAAGTCGGGACCCAGGGCAATCTGCGAAAGATCCTCGCCATCGCCGCCAGCCTCACATTCACCCTGCTGTCGTTCACCGCAACCAACGCAATCGCCGCCGAAGAAAAACCCGTCGACCGCACCTACGTCACCGCCCCGGCCGCCCCTGAAAACCAAACCCAAGCCGAAGCCGACGCCAAAAGCGCCGGCTGCGTCACCTGCCACACCACCACCGACCGCCACACCATGCACCGCTCCCCAGCGGTCGTGCTCGGCTGCACCGACTGCCACGGCGGCAACGCCACCGTCAAAGCGCCAGGCGGTGACTTCGAACCCCGCCACGCCGTCGAATACGGCGAGCATGTGCCCAAACACGGCAAGCTCGGCAAACACAAGGACGACCACTTCGGCCACGCGTCGCCCTTCGACCCGCTGTACCAAAGCGCGATCGACAACGCCCACGTCTTGCCGCGCTACCCGAGCCATTTCCCAAGCAGCGCAAACCCACCGGGCAACTTCGCCAAGCTCAACAAAGAAGCCCCCGAATTCATCCGCTTCGTCAACCCAGGTGATCTGCGCATTGCGCGCGAAGCCTGCGGTGCCTGCCATCTGCAAACCGTGCAAGCCGTCGAACGCAGCCTCATGGCCACCAGCGCCATGCTCTGGGGCGGTGCGAGCTACAATAATGGCATTCTCCCGTACAAGCGCTACATCCTCGGCGAGAGCTACACCCGCGATTCCGAACCCAACATCGTCAAAGCCCTGATCGCCACCGGCGATGAAAAGATGATGGCCCGCGGCATCCTGCCGCAGCTGTTCCCACTGCCGGCTTGGGAAGTCATCCCACCCGCCGACATCTTCCGCGTCTTCGAACGCGGCGGCCGCAACATCAACACCACGTTCGCCGAAACCGGCTTGCCGAACTCCCTCGGCCAGATCCAACGCCTGGAAGAACCCGGCCGCCCCGACCTCAAACAAAGCAACCGCGGCCCCGGCACCGGTCAACGCGTCGCCATTCCGGTGTTGAACATCCACAAGACCCGCCTGAACGACCCGCACCTGTGGTTCCTCGGCACCAATGACAACCCGGGCGACTTCCGCTCCTCCGGCTGCACCGCCTGCCACGTTGTCTACGCGAACGACCGCGACCCGCGCCATTCCGCCGGCTACGCGCAATTCGGTAGCACCGGCAGCACGCAGACGATCGACCCAACCATCCCGAAGAACGAACCCGGCCACCCACTGAAGCACGAGTTCACCCGCGCCATCCCCACCAGCCAGTGCATGGTGTGCCACATGCATCAGCCGAACATGTTCATCAACACCATGCTCGGTTACATCATGTGGGACTACGAGTCCGACGCGCCGTCCATGTGGCCAAAGAAAGAAGCCAAGCCCACGGACGAAGAAATTCGCCTGATCAACGAGCGCAACCCCGAAGAAGCGGCGATTCGCGGCCTATGGTCCGACCCGAAATTCCTGCACCAGGTCGCCGAGAACAACCCGAACCTCAAGGACACGCAATTCGCCGACTATCACGGCCACGGCTGGAACTTCCGCGCCGTGTTCAAGCGTGATCGCGAAGGCACCCTGCTGACCGCCGACAATCAACCCATCGACGACACTGACCCGAAGAAGTTCGAGAAAGCCGTGCACCTGTCGTCGATCCACGTCGACCTCGGCCTGCAATGCGTGGACTGCCACTTCTCGCAAGATGCGCACAGCAATGGCCACATCGTTGGCGAAGTCATGGCCGGTGTCGAAATCCAATGCCAGGACTGCCATGGCACACCCGACGCGTATCCGAACCTCTCGACCAGTGGGCCGATGGCCAGTCCGAAAGGCAAGCAACTCGCCCTACTCCGCAACCCGGACGGCAAGAAGCGCTTTGAGTGGGTCGATGGCAAGCTGATCCAACGCTCCGTCGGCACGCCCGGTTTGGAATGGACCTTGTCGCTGCTGAAAGACACGTCAGACAGCCAGAAGCCGGACTACAACGCCAAAGCCACGCGCGCCCACACCGTTTCCAACAACCCGAACAACCAAACCTGGGGCGCCGATGTGCCCAAGGCCGAGCGCGCGCACAACGAAGACAAGATGCTCTGCTACACCTGCCACACCTCGTGGACCACGAGCTGCGGCGGCTGCCATCTGCCGATCCAGGCCAACTGGAAGACCCCGCGCAACCACTACGAAGGCGGCGACACGCGCAACTTTGCGACGTACAACCCACAAGTCGCGCGTGACGACATGTTCCAGCTCGGCATTCATGGCGAGATCAAAGGCAACAAGATCGCACCGGTCCGCTCCAGCTCGGCGCTCGTCCTCAGTTCGACCAACAGCAATCGCGAACGCATCTACATCCAGCAACCACCGATTGCTGCGTCGGGCTTCTCGTCGCAAGCCTTCGCACCACACTACCCGCACACCGAGCGCCGCGGCGAAACCAAGACGTGTACCGATTGCCACTTAAGCGAGCAGAACGACAACAACGCCATCATGGCCCAGTTGCTGCTGCAAGGCACCGACTTTGTCGACTTCCTCGGCTTCAACGCGTTTGTCGGCGGCGAGAAGTCCATCAGCGCGATCCCAGTCACCGAGTGGGATGAACCGCAAGCCGTGATCGGCTCGTACCTGCACCGCTACGCCTACCCCGAGCGCTTTGAGAAACACACCAAGCGCGGCCAGGAACTGCCCGAAGGCTACAACCACAAATCCAACGCGGCTCAGTGCCTGCAGCATCGCGGCGAATATCTGTTTGTCGCCGAAGGCAGCAAGGGCCTGCGCGTCTATGACATCGCGTCCGTTGCCAACAAAGGCTTCTCACAACGCATCGTCAGCGCACCGAGCTCCGAACTCGGTCAAGACATCAACGTCGAATCGAAGAACGCCACGTGCGTGGTATTGCCGACCACCCAGCCCATCCATCCGGCCCGCAATCAAGGCGACCTGATGCGCGTGACCAACATGGAGCAGGCGTTCCTCAGCATCTACAACTACGCGTTTGTGACCGATGCCGAAGAAGGCCTGATCCTCGTCGACGTCAACACCTTGTCCGACGGCGAGTTCCGCAACAACCACCTCGACCGCGCCCTCACCTGGAACGAAAACGGCGTGCTGACCGGCGTCCGCCACCTCGCCATTGCCGGCACCTGGTTCTACGCGGCCACGCCCAAGGGCATTGTCGTACTCGACATGACCGAAGCACTCAAGCCCCGCTACGTCACCACGATTGCCCTCAACGACCCACGCGCGAGCCAAGTCCAGTTCCGCTACCTGTTCGTGACCACCGCGAAAGGACTCGAAGTCGTCGACGTCACCAAACCCGATGCCCCAAGACTCACCGGCGCTAGCGTCACGCTCGCCAGCGCCCATAAGCTGCACGTCGCCCGCACCTACGCCTACATCGCCAACGGCGCTGAGGGCATCGCCATCGTCAACGTGACGAAACCCGAGGCGCCCACGCTGTACCAAATGTTCAACGCCAACGGCCAAATCCAGGACGCCCGCGACGTCGTCGTCGCCAGCACTAACGCCTCCCTCTACGCCTACATCGCCGACGGCACCCACGGCCTAAAAGTCGTCCAACTCTTCTCCCCCGAAACCCAACCCAAGTTCTACGGCTTCAGCCCACAGCCGAAGCCGCAGCTAATCGCCCACTGGCAAACCCCGTCGCCGGCTTTGTCGCTGAGCCGCGGCTTAGAACGCGATCGTGCGGTGGATGAGACAGGTGGCCAGATTGCCGTGTTGGGCCGTATTGGCTCCAGACCGTTCACCCATCCGGAGATGGAGCGGTTGTATCTGGACAGCCAGGGCAAGCCTTGGACCGTGACGGATCAGGTGGAGGGGCCGAATGGGGTGATTTCGAAGCCGTTGGAGTGGAAGGCTAATCGGACGATTGATACTCAACAGGCCAGTGGCAAGGATGACATCCGATGA
- a CDS encoding DUF262 domain-containing protein → MTNSNLTTSHDTEAAILEKYPIEDIEDNLDDDSVQAVKYSISSFGVDYDTEGAVRRLKRGDIAVPDFQRSYVWNISEASRLVESLLLGLPVPGVFLAAEHETKQLLVIDGQQRLKSLLFFYEGFFNPIDGETTRRVFSLQKVQKHLEGKTYATLSEEERRTLDNAVIHATVVRQDSPENDDTGMYHIFERLNTGGRKLVPQEIRTAVYRGQLISALSRMNANPDWRAIYGPSSPRLKDQELITRYLAFRTGWQSYQAPMTDFISSFCKKNQNIADADSRLLEQEFSAVIALARSSLGDRAFRPKRALNAALLEAFMVALSSLMQSNQGSISQEKIASSYSKLIADPGFISAISKSTANEKNVQLRFLLAKQYLEQP, encoded by the coding sequence ATGACAAATTCAAACTTAACTACAAGTCACGATACCGAAGCCGCCATTCTGGAGAAGTATCCGATTGAAGATATTGAAGACAATCTTGATGATGATTCTGTGCAGGCAGTTAAATACTCAATCTCTAGCTTTGGCGTCGATTATGATACCGAAGGCGCTGTTCGCCGCCTAAAGCGAGGAGACATAGCTGTCCCTGACTTTCAGCGGAGCTATGTCTGGAACATTAGTGAAGCGTCTCGCCTTGTCGAATCGCTCCTTCTCGGATTGCCAGTCCCAGGCGTCTTCCTGGCGGCGGAGCATGAGACAAAGCAACTCCTCGTAATCGATGGACAACAACGGCTTAAGAGCCTATTGTTCTTCTACGAGGGATTCTTCAATCCGATCGATGGCGAGACAACTCGCCGAGTGTTTAGCCTCCAGAAAGTCCAGAAACATCTCGAGGGCAAAACTTACGCCACGCTTTCCGAAGAAGAGCGTAGGACACTCGACAATGCTGTAATACATGCAACGGTAGTCAGACAGGACTCACCCGAAAACGATGACACCGGCATGTATCACATTTTCGAGAGACTAAATACCGGCGGCAGAAAATTAGTGCCTCAGGAAATTCGGACTGCCGTCTATAGGGGGCAACTGATTTCCGCGCTATCGCGCATGAATGCGAATCCTGATTGGCGTGCAATTTACGGGCCAAGCAGCCCACGGTTGAAGGACCAGGAGCTCATAACGCGGTATCTTGCCTTCCGAACTGGGTGGCAGTCCTACCAAGCACCAATGACTGATTTCATATCCTCATTCTGCAAAAAGAACCAAAACATCGCAGATGCAGATTCTCGATTGCTTGAGCAGGAGTTTTCAGCGGTTATCGCATTGGCACGATCATCTCTTGGTGATCGCGCGTTTCGCCCCAAGCGCGCACTGAATGCAGCACTTCTCGAAGCGTTCATGGTTGCATTGTCAAGCCTGATGCAGAGCAACCAAGGCAGTATTAGTCAAGAGAAGATTGCGAGCTCTTACTCGAAGCTAATCGCTGATCCTGGTTTTATCAGTGCTATTAGCAAATCGACCGCTAACGAGAAGAATGTTCAACTGAGATTCCTGCTAGCCAAGCAGTATCTTGAGCAACCATGA
- a CDS encoding HEPN domain-containing protein, whose translation MIRSNAIRGKADSLKRLITSVKSNKDLPDEVVGHMGRYLCVICAGFIETSLAEVFADYVTKRSAEEVASFCLDTLRKIQNPKASRIEEVCARFDKSISVPLKQYLDDGAGARRLSIDSVMNNRHQIAHGKQSSITIGQVETHLERAIDVFVFIENHFHL comes from the coding sequence ATGATTCGCTCGAATGCAATTAGAGGCAAAGCCGACTCGCTGAAGCGTTTGATAACTTCTGTCAAGTCCAACAAGGACCTCCCCGACGAAGTGGTCGGGCATATGGGGCGTTATCTCTGTGTTATCTGCGCAGGATTCATCGAAACAAGTCTCGCAGAGGTGTTCGCTGACTACGTAACAAAGCGATCCGCAGAGGAGGTAGCCAGCTTTTGTCTCGATACCCTCAGGAAAATCCAGAACCCAAAGGCTTCCCGAATTGAGGAGGTGTGCGCGAGATTCGACAAGTCAATTTCAGTGCCACTGAAGCAGTACCTTGATGACGGCGCCGGCGCTCGAAGACTTTCAATCGATTCTGTAATGAACAATCGGCACCAGATTGCGCATGGGAAACAGAGTTCAATTACAATTGGTCAGGTCGAAACGCATCTCGAAAGGGCAATCGATGTTTTTGTTTTCATCGAGAATCATTTTCACCTTTAG
- a CDS encoding ImmA/IrrE family metallo-endopeptidase, producing MDQKVMIGTTHDPMPLAEIGERLRIAREVARLTQKDVADAMSIARTTLVAIERGQRRVRIAELQQFAKLYGTSVNALLRQEAVHVDLAPRFRKLTDNNQVAAQATAILADLARAEVELENLLGVKRARNYPAERPILPGDVRVQAEHDAAELRQRCGLGQAPVHDIVTFLEMELGVRVYVRRVDGNVSGLFVFDDVLGACILLNANHPRARRNQSGAHELGHFISVRREPEILHLSELGNTREERYATAFGIAFLTPANAIKQKFGEVTAGSSQLTRRHVIVLAHYFGVSREAIVRRLEDLSLTKKGSWDWFVANGGITDTQERQVLGDLQLPDLYKGAADRPTTLRLNLLAAEAYRRELLSEGQLAQLLNLDRVELRGMLQDVEMLEDEPDGAPKLPL from the coding sequence ATGGACCAGAAGGTCATGATCGGCACGACGCATGACCCTATGCCGCTCGCAGAGATTGGCGAACGCCTTCGAATCGCGCGCGAGGTTGCAAGACTTACTCAGAAAGATGTTGCTGACGCTATGTCGATCGCTCGAACTACCTTAGTTGCGATCGAGCGAGGGCAAAGACGAGTCCGAATAGCTGAGCTTCAACAATTCGCGAAACTCTATGGCACTTCGGTAAATGCGCTTCTCAGGCAAGAAGCCGTGCATGTCGATCTTGCGCCCCGATTTCGTAAGCTAACCGATAACAACCAAGTAGCAGCCCAGGCAACTGCTATCTTGGCCGATCTCGCGCGCGCGGAGGTCGAGCTCGAAAATCTATTGGGTGTCAAGAGGGCTCGAAACTATCCGGCGGAGCGTCCGATCTTGCCTGGAGATGTCAGGGTCCAAGCAGAGCATGACGCAGCTGAGCTTCGCCAGAGGTGTGGTTTGGGTCAGGCGCCGGTACACGATATTGTGACCTTTCTTGAAATGGAACTCGGGGTCCGCGTATATGTTAGGCGTGTCGACGGCAATGTGTCGGGCCTATTTGTGTTCGACGATGTGCTCGGGGCTTGCATTCTTCTAAATGCCAATCATCCGCGCGCACGGCGTAACCAGTCTGGCGCCCATGAACTTGGACATTTCATATCGGTTCGCAGGGAACCCGAGATACTGCATCTGAGTGAACTGGGGAACACGCGCGAAGAGCGGTATGCTACTGCATTCGGAATTGCGTTCCTAACCCCAGCGAACGCGATAAAGCAGAAGTTTGGTGAGGTGACTGCAGGATCGTCGCAACTAACCCGCAGGCATGTTATCGTTTTAGCGCACTACTTCGGGGTGTCGCGTGAGGCAATTGTGCGCCGGCTTGAAGACCTCAGTCTAACCAAGAAGGGAAGCTGGGATTGGTTCGTAGCGAATGGAGGCATTACGGATACGCAAGAGCGGCAAGTGCTAGGCGATCTGCAGTTGCCCGATCTTTACAAGGGGGCTGCCGATCGCCCAACGACGCTTCGCCTTAATCTGTTGGCCGCAGAGGCCTACCGACGCGAACTCCTCAGCGAGGGGCAGCTCGCGCAGCTCCTGAACTTGGATCGCGTTGAGTTGAGGGGGATGCTTCAAGATGTTGAGATGCTGGAGGACGAGCCCGATGGCGCTCCAAAGCTCCCTCTCTGA
- a CDS encoding 7-cyano-7-deazaguanine synthase, with the protein MKTSHKSTPDMKPLASLAVDVLDAGSRPRAGRTPCHIGTNLTFTTELLESYCLREWEPIIYDALIVMGAVEFCDRIFRRPVQHWGREIELRIPVHEPERWNASEVSRALHDALCFVTGDRWSLSFIARRTPFTLPKQVPIPIASDIDAVIPFSDGLDSCAVAGLMHKQMGDRMMRVRLGTKRFCSPESTEKQPFTSIPYKVKRTNSKFVESSARSRGFKFAMVSGLAAYLVQANRIIVPESGQGALGPALVPVGQTYEDYRNHPMFMSRMEKVLFALYGRRICYAFPRIWYTKGETLDSFVKECCDGPAWATTWSCWQPNYQVSVEHKKRQCGVCAACQLRRMSVHAAGLSERPDTYVWENLKASSFNEGAAGGFTHVLKAQYQYAIAGTLHLAELSALQEDQMNNGTIKLAASQLAKALSLTESEAGARLARLLSQHKREWNGFLDALGESSFIVKWTRRS; encoded by the coding sequence GTGAAGACCAGCCACAAATCGACCCCAGACATGAAACCACTGGCAAGTCTTGCAGTCGATGTCCTTGACGCCGGCTCTCGTCCTCGCGCGGGGCGCACCCCGTGCCATATCGGAACTAACCTCACTTTCACGACCGAGCTTCTTGAGAGCTACTGCTTACGAGAGTGGGAGCCGATCATTTACGACGCGCTCATAGTAATGGGCGCCGTAGAGTTCTGCGATCGCATCTTTCGCCGGCCAGTCCAACATTGGGGGCGGGAGATCGAACTCCGAATTCCTGTTCACGAACCGGAACGTTGGAATGCAAGCGAAGTCAGCCGAGCACTCCACGACGCGTTGTGCTTTGTTACGGGCGATCGATGGAGCCTATCATTCATCGCACGCCGAACGCCGTTCACCTTGCCGAAACAAGTCCCAATCCCCATAGCGAGCGACATTGATGCAGTGATTCCATTTAGCGACGGCCTTGATTCGTGTGCCGTGGCAGGACTAATGCACAAGCAGATGGGCGACAGAATGATGCGCGTGAGACTCGGGACCAAGCGCTTCTGCTCGCCGGAGTCAACCGAGAAGCAACCATTTACTTCGATACCCTATAAGGTCAAGCGAACCAACTCCAAGTTTGTGGAGTCGTCTGCTCGGTCACGTGGTTTCAAGTTTGCCATGGTCAGTGGACTTGCGGCATACCTCGTGCAGGCGAACAGGATCATTGTGCCAGAAAGCGGCCAGGGTGCACTCGGGCCCGCACTTGTCCCAGTCGGCCAAACTTACGAGGACTATCGAAACCATCCGATGTTTATGTCCCGCATGGAGAAGGTGTTGTTCGCGCTGTACGGGCGCCGTATTTGCTATGCGTTTCCGAGGATTTGGTATACAAAGGGAGAAACCCTCGATTCCTTTGTCAAAGAGTGCTGTGATGGCCCAGCTTGGGCAACCACTTGGTCTTGTTGGCAACCAAATTACCAAGTTTCGGTTGAGCACAAGAAGCGACAATGTGGAGTCTGCGCCGCATGTCAGCTGCGACGAATGAGCGTGCATGCAGCAGGTCTCTCCGAAAGGCCCGATACTTACGTTTGGGAAAACCTCAAGGCATCTTCTTTCAATGAAGGAGCGGCAGGCGGATTCACGCATGTGTTGAAGGCTCAGTATCAATACGCGATCGCGGGCACGCTCCATCTCGCTGAGTTATCTGCCCTGCAGGAGGATCAAATGAACAATGGAACGATCAAACTTGCAGCGTCACAGTTGGCAAAGGCACTTTCGCTCACTGAGAGCGAGGCTGGTGCTCGACTTGCACGGCTATTGTCTCAGCATAAACGAGAATGGAATGGATTTCTTGATGCGCTTGGTGAGTCATCGTTCATCGTGAAATGGACCAGAAGGTCATGA
- a CDS encoding transposase: protein MPQSRERTVPINCSGFYHCVSRCVRRAWLCGYDKVNDRNYDYRRQWVEDRLFVLAEAYSVSIYAYAVMSNHLHVVVKVDAVAAQDWSDEEVARRWCQVFPGSDDPEAQQARISNIAAAPERVATYRDRLRSLSWFMRSLAEPVARQANQEDDCTGRFWEGRFKAQALVDERALLAAMVYTDLNPIRARTTEKIVESKHTGVFQRIVKIRAKELLRFQPVRPIAGIPQEALSLSNKAYLQLVDDTGRQWHRGKSGRIATSTRSILAELKIEPHQWDDQVRGFGKSRVTAMGALDRLIEFARDTHRHWLVGYGLARRVYWRAMAF from the coding sequence ATGCCGCAATCGCGCGAACGAACTGTTCCGATCAACTGCTCGGGCTTTTACCACTGCGTCAGCCGCTGTGTTCGTCGGGCTTGGCTCTGTGGCTACGACAAGGTCAACGACAGGAATTACGACTACCGCCGCCAGTGGGTTGAGGACCGGCTGTTCGTGCTGGCCGAGGCCTATTCAGTCTCGATCTACGCCTATGCCGTCATGAGCAATCACCTGCATGTGGTGGTGAAGGTCGATGCGGTGGCCGCGCAGGATTGGTCCGATGAAGAGGTGGCTCGGCGCTGGTGCCAGGTGTTCCCGGGTTCCGACGATCCGGAGGCACAACAGGCGCGTATCTCTAACATCGCTGCAGCGCCGGAGCGGGTGGCAACGTATCGGGATCGCCTGCGCAGTTTGAGTTGGTTTATGCGCAGCCTCGCAGAACCGGTCGCGCGTCAGGCCAACCAGGAGGACGACTGCACCGGGCGGTTCTGGGAAGGCCGATTCAAAGCCCAGGCCTTAGTTGACGAGCGTGCGTTGCTGGCGGCCATGGTCTATACCGACTTGAACCCGATTCGGGCAAGGACGACTGAGAAGATCGTCGAATCGAAGCACACTGGCGTTTTCCAACGCATCGTCAAGATTCGTGCAAAAGAGTTGCTGCGGTTCCAACCAGTTCGGCCGATCGCAGGCATACCGCAGGAGGCCCTGAGTCTCAGCAACAAGGCCTATTTGCAACTGGTGGACGACACCGGCCGCCAATGGCACCGGGGCAAGTCTGGCCGAATTGCCACCAGCACGCGATCCATCCTGGCTGAACTCAAGATCGAACCCCACCAATGGGATGACCAAGTCCGTGGCTTCGGGAAGAGCCGCGTCACCGCAATGGGCGCGTTGGACCGACTCATCGAGTTCGCCCGCGACACGCACCGGCACTGGCTTGTGGGGTATGGACTGGCGCGCCGGGTTTATTGGAGAGCAATGGCGTTCTGA
- a CDS encoding transposase domain-containing protein has translation MDVHQSPLDRKNWLFASSPQAGQRAANTMSLVHSAKATGHDPMAYLADILEQIPVTPPEQIAGLLPPVWKPAQV, from the coding sequence ATGGATGTCCACCAGTCTCCGCTCGACCGGAAGAATTGGCTGTTCGCCAGCTCACCCCAAGCCGGTCAACGCGCCGCGAACACAATGAGCCTCGTGCACAGCGCAAAGGCCACTGGCCATGACCCGATGGCCTACCTCGCCGACATCCTCGAACAAATCCCCGTCACGCCACCTGAGCAAATTGCAGGGTTACTGCCGCCGGTTTGGAAGCCGGCGCAAGTATGA
- a CDS encoding transposase, which translates to MPGLAEWLDHLNSPPRKAISKPQARERTVPTNCSGYYHCVSRCVRRAWLCGYDKVNDKNHDYRRQWVEDRLMALAEAYSVSIYAYAVMSNHLHVVVKVDAVAAQDWSDEEVARRRPYRTPTN; encoded by the coding sequence GTGCCGGGTCTTGCGGAATGGCTAGATCACCTGAACTCCCCGCCAAGGAAGGCGATCAGCAAACCGCAAGCCCGCGAACGAACCGTTCCGACCAACTGCTCGGGCTATTACCACTGCGTCAGTCGCTGTGTCCGTCGGGCCTGGCTATGTGGCTATGACAAAGTCAACGACAAGAATCACGACTACCGCCGCCAGTGGGTTGAGGATCGGCTGATGGCGCTGGCCGAGGCCTATTCAGTCTCGATCTACGCCTATGCCGTCATGAGCAACCATCTGCATGTGGTAGTGAAGGTCGATGCGGTGGCCGCGCAAGACTGGTCAGATGAAGAGGTGGCTCGACGCCGGCCATACCGGACACCCACCAATTAA
- a CDS encoding transposase — protein MPQARERTVPTNCSGFYHCVSRCVRRAWLCGYDKVNDKNYDYRRQWVEDRLMALAEAYSVSIYAYAVMSNHLHVVVKVDAVAAQHWSDEEVARRWCLVFPGSDDPEAQQARISNIAAAPERVATYRDRLRSLSWFMRSLAEPIARQTNRVDCADVRRATKSLAATPA, from the coding sequence ATGCCGCAAGCGCGTGAACGAACCGTCCCGACCAACTGCTCAGGCTTTTACCACTGCGTCAGTCGCTGTGTCCGGCGGGCCTGGCTATGTGGCTACGACAAAGTCAATGACAAGAATTACGACTACCGCCGCCAGTGGGTCGAGGACCGGCTGATGGCGCTGGCCGAGGCCTATTCAGTCTCGATCTACGCCTATGCCGTCATGAGCAATCATTTGCATGTGGTCGTGAAGGTCGATGCAGTTGCTGCGCAGCATTGGTCGGATGAAGAGGTAGCTCGGCGTTGGTGCCTGGTGTTCCCGGGTTCCGACGATCCGGAGGCACAACAGGCACGTATCTCCAACATCGCTGCCGCGCCGGAGCGGGTTGCAACCTATCGGGATCGCCTGCGTAGTTTGAGTTGGTTTATGCGCAGCCTCGCCGAGCCGATTGCCCGACAGACCAATCGCGTTGATTGCGCGGATGTCCGCAGAGCCACGAAGTCCCTCGCCGCGACGCCCGCTTGA
- a CDS encoding transposase, whose amino-acid sequence MPQARERTVPTNCSGYYHCVSRCVRRAWLCGYDKVNDKNYDYRRQWVEDRLMALAEAYSVSIYAYAVMSNHLHVVVKVDAVAAQDWSGGEATYMDVRQNAVSQETRPLQRQL is encoded by the coding sequence ATGCCGCAAGCCCGCGAACGAACCGTTCCGACCAACTGCTCAGGCTACTACCACTGCGTCAGTCGCTGTGTCCGGCGGGCTTGGCTATGTGGCTATGACAAGGTCAACGACAAGAATTACGATTATCGCCGCCAGTGGGTCGAGGACCGGCTGATGGCGCTGGCCGAGGCTTATTCAGTCTCGATCTACGCCTATGCCGTCATGAGCAATCACCTGCATGTAGTGGTGAAGGTCGATGCGGTGGCCGCGCAGGATTGGTCGGGTGGAGAGGCGACATACATGGATGTCCGCCAAAATGCCGTCAGTCAAGAGACCCGGCCCCTGCAAAGACAACTTTGA